CGTCAGCAGCCGTAGCGCCCGTTGGCGGACGTCGACGTAGCGCTCGTGCACCTCCGGGGTACCGGCGGCGGCGACCTCCTCGGCCGCGACCGGCCACTGTGGCGGCTCGGCACCGCCGGAGAGCGCCCAGGCCGCCTGACGCGCCGCGCCGAGCGCGACGTACTCGACGGGGCTCGGCACGCTCACCGGCGCGTCGAACAGCGCCGGCGCGACCGCCCGTACCGCGCGGGACTTGGCCGCGCCGCCGATCAGCAGCACCCGGTTGACCGGGGTGCCCTGGGCGCGGAGCGCGTCGAGGGCGTCGGCGAGGCCGCCGAGCATGCCCTCCACCGCGGCCCGCGCCAGGTTCGCCGCCGACGCGTTCGCCCGGGTCAGCCCGGCGAGCAGACCGCGCGCGTCGGGCAGGTTGGGGGTACGTTCCCCGTCCAGGTACGGCAGGAGCGTCAACCCGCCCGCGCCCGGCGGAGCCGAGAGCGCCAACTCGTCGAACTCGGCCAGCGACCGTCCCAGCAGGTCGGCGACCGTGCCCAGCACCCGGGCCGCGTTGAGCGTGCACACCAGCGGCAGGAACCGGCCGGTCGCGTCGGCGTAGCCGGCCACCAGCCCGCTCGCGTCGGCGATCGGGACCTCACTCACCCCGAACGCACACCCCGAGGTACCCAGCGACACCACCACGTCGCCGGGCCGCAGGCCGACGCCGAGCGCCGCGCCCATGGTGTCACCGGTGCCGGCCGCGAGAAGCGCACCGGACGCGGTCTCGCCGACCGTCTCGGCGGGCCCGGCGACCCGGGGCACCGCCAGGTCCCGGCCGAAGGCGAGCTTCAGCAGGTCCCGGCGGTACTCCCCGGTCGCCGGCGACCAGTACCCGGTACCGGAGGCTTCGCCACGGTCGGTCGTCGGCTCTCCCCCGTCCGCGCGCAGCCGATGGGTGAGCCAGTCGTGCGGCAGCAGCACGGTGCTGGTCCGGGCCGCGAGTTCCGGCTCGGCGCGGGCGAACCAGCGCAGCTTGGTGACCGTGAAGCTGGCCACCGGCACCAGCCCGACCGCGTCGGCCCACGCCTGCGGGCCGCCGAACTCGCCGGCGAGGTCGACCGCGGCGCGCGCCGAGCGGGTGTCGTTCCACAGCAGGGCGGGACGCACCACCTCGCCGGCCTCGTCGAGGCACACCATGCCCTGCTGCTGCCCGCCGACGCCGATCGCGGCGACACCGTCCAGCAGCCCGGCGCTGGCCTGCTCGTACGCGGCCCACCACAGCCGCGGATCGACCTCGGTACCGTCGGGGTGTGCGGCGCGGCCCTCGCGGAGCACCTCGCCGGTGTCCGCGTCGCACACCACGACCTTGGTCGACTGGGTGGACGTGTCGACCCCGGCAACCAGAGTCATCGCACGCCCAGCAGGTGTTGCATGGCCAGTTGGTCGAGGCGCTCGAACGTTGTGCCGGTGGCCGTCAGGCTGTCCATCTCGATCTCCTCCGCGCGGATGTCGGCCAGGGTCTCGCCGGCCGCGAGCGTCGGCTCGCGCAATTGTGGCACCCGAGCCGACGCCTGTGCCCCGACGACCTCCGGGTCGGCGCGGTACGCCACGGCCGTCTCCTTGGGGATCAGATGGCCGACCGCAGACCTCGCCCGGGAGCGGGCGGTCAGGCGGGCGGGGTGAAGTCGAACTCGCCGTCCTTGGCACCGGCCAGGAACGCGTCCCACTCCGCGCGGGTGTAGACGATCGTCGCCGCGTCCGGGGCCTTGCTGTGCCGTACGGCGACTCGGCCGGAGCCGTCCAGCACCGGACCGGCCTCGACACAGCTTCCGCCGTTGCTGTTGCTTCTGGTGCTGATGTGCCAGGCCACCGCCGGCAGAAACTCGTCCATCACAGCTCCTCCGCGATCGTCGCGATCAGCTTTGCCGACCCGGACGGGTCGAGTGCGATGTGCTGCAACTGAGCGTACGCCTCCGCGTACCGCTTGGACTTCGGCGATTCCATGAAGAGCCGGCCGCCGAGGGTCTCGGCGTAGGCGACCTCGGGATTGGGCTTCGGCATTCTGAACACGACGAACGAGCCGTCCAGGCCGGGGTGCAGGCCGACGGTGGCGGGCAGGATCCGGACGTCCACGTTGGGGCGGCGGAGCAACTCGCCGAGGTGCTTCAGTTGGCCGCGCATCAGGGCCGGGCCACCGACCGGGCGGCGCAGCACGCTCTCGTCCAGCACCGCCGAGATTGTGACGCCGAACTCCGGCTCCAGCACCCGCTGCCGATCCAGTCGCAACTGCATCCACTTGCCGACCGAGAACGGGGTGGCCCGCCTACCCTCGGCGTTGCGGATCACCGCCTCGGCGTACTCCGGGATCTGCATCAGTCCCGGCATCAGCATCGCGTCGAACGAGCAGATCTGCTCCGCCCGGGTCTCCAGCCATGGGAAGTCGATGAACGAGGAGTCGACGATCTCGTCGTAGTCGTCGTCCCACCGGTCGGTCCGCCAGGCGTCCTCGGCAAGCTGGATGAAGTGCGCCCGGGTACGCGGATCGTGCTCGCCGTAGAGGTCGAGCAGGGAGACGACGACCCCGCGCCGGAACGGCCATTCGGCGCGCTCCCAACGGGCGACCGAAGAGAAATCGCGTTCCAGGAACTCGGCGGCCCGCTTCAGGGTGAACCCGCGCTGCTCGCGCAGTTCCCGCATCTGCTGACCGAGCCACTGGGCGCGCAACGTCTGCACAAAGGATTCACTTTTCGTCGGCATACTCCACCTCTCGGACGCGTTGGATCCCAGCCAGGGAATTGGTGTCTCTTGCACCAAGACCGGAGCCACTGGAAACGTGGTCTCCGGATGAAGGGTGATCACCGGCCCCCGGGAAAATCCGGTGCAAGCACGGCAACCGCGGCTGGGCCAACAGCCGAGAAGGTGACGAGGACGGGCGTCGCGGGTGGCAGCCGCACTACCGGACCTCGTCGGGTCTCAACTGGAGCATCGGGATCCTCGTGGACCCCGGCTCCGAACCGACTTGTCGAATACTTATCACGGAAAGGCGCCATCGCGCGACCCTGCGCTTTACTCAACCCACCGGTTTCCGCCCCGAAACTGCTCTGGTGCCGTACTCGCCGAGGGAGGCTGCGGTGTCAGGGCGGGGCGATCCGGCCCGGATCCGGCAATCGGGCCGGGTCGCCCCATCCAGAAGACGGGCAGATCATGTGAGAGGAATCAGCCGTGGACCCAGTTCCCCGAACGAGAACAGTCGGAAGCTTCGCTCCGGAACGGCGGCGGACAACGCCTAATCAGATCGCCGATCGGGTGTTCGACGCGCTGCCCCGGGCCGCCGTGGAGGCGATCGCCGGGCGGGACAGCCCGGTGCCCCGGTACGTCATTCACCTTCCCGCCAGCAGCGCCGACCTGGCCGGGGCGGTGGAACTCGCGTACGCGCTGGTCCGGTCGCTCGACTTCCTGCCGGAGATCGACGCCGGGGAGACGACGGTGTCCGAGGAGGACGCGCAGTACGTACATCATCGGGTTTGCTGTGACCGGTTGTTGCCCGGACGCCGCCGCTGCGCCCTGCGGGCCGGGCACGACGGGACGTGCGACACCGAGTCTCCCGGTTGACGCCGACCTCGTCGGTCACCTCTTGACGCGGTAGCGGATATGGGTGACGCCCGTGCCCTGGATCAGCCTGATCGGGCCTTCGAACTGCGCGGGTGTGCCGCCCAGGCCGGCGAAGAGCGGAGTACCGCCGCCGAGCACCACGGGTACGAGTTCGATGCCGATCTCGTCGAGCAGGCCGGCTTCGAGGCACTGCCGGGCGATCTGGCCCCCGTTGACGACGACGTCCCGGTCACCGGCGATCGCCTTCGCCCGCGCGACAGCGGCGGCGACGCCCTCGGTGACGAAGACGAAGTTCTCGTCGGCGGCCGGCCGGTCCTGCGGCGGGCGGTGGGTCAGCACGACCGTCGTGACATCCATGGGATGCCGGCCGCCCCACGCGTTGGTCATGTCGTAGAGGTGCCGGCCGACGACCAGGGCACCGGTGTTCCCCCACTCCTCCTTGAGGAGCTTCGCGCTCACGGCCGACATCCGCATCGGCGGCACGTCCGGGCTCGCGGTCGGAATCTCGACATCGCCGTTGCCGTACCACTGGAACAGCAGGTCGAATCCGCTCTCGTCGGGCCCGGCGATGTAGCCGTCGAGCGACATCGACCCACCGGTGATGACCTTGCCCATCTCACTGCTCCCGTCGTCGGGGTGTCCGGTAAACGCGTCGTCCGGCCGAGTATCGGTAGGCTTGAGCGCCGCGTCGAGCAGTACACGCCATCGAGCGGGGTCCACGCCACGGTCGCGGTGCCGGGGGCGTTGCCGGGCTAGCCGGGGGCATTGCCGGGCCAGGCGGGCTCGTCGACCAGGGTGCCCTCCTCGGAGCTGATGATCTCGCCGATCAGCTCGAAGAAGGCCTGGATGCCGGGCCGGTTGCCGCCCTTGGCCCGGGACGCGGCGAGGTCGGCCGAGGACCGCCAGGAGACGATGTCCAGCCACTCGTCGTCGGCCAGCCGAACCAGCTGGGCGTCGAGAAATCCGTCGCGATCGAGCCGGAAGTCGCGCAGCATCGCCGATCGCGTGGCGACCAGCGCCTCGCCCAGGGCGGGCGACACGCGGAAGCGCGTCAGTTCTACGGTGGTCACCGGCCATCTCCTGTCTGGTCGTGGGTGCTGGTGGTGTCGTTGCTGGCGATGGCGGAGGTGGACGGTCCAGGCGGCACAGGCAGGATATCGGCACCATGCCGGATATCGACACCAAGCCGGATATCAGCGTCAACCCGGATATCGGCGTCAAGCCGGACAAATTCGGAAGCCTCGGTGACCCGGGTCGGCGTACCCCGTTCGCCGTCCAGGGTTACGGCAGCGGGCCGACGATCCGCTCGTAGGTCTGCGCCAGGCCATCGATGAGCGCGTCCAAGCCGAGCGCGAACGCCCCCTCGTCGACGCTCTGCTGATGCTCCGCGAGCCGGTGCGCCTGGCGCAGGTGTGGATAGTGCGCGGCGTACAGCTGCGGGTCCTCGACGAAGCCCCGGGCGAACGACCCGAGCGCCGAACCGGCCACGAAGTAGCGCATCAGCGCGCCGATGTGGGTGGCCCGGGCCGGTGGCCAGCCGGCCTTGACCAGGCCGCCGTACACCGCATCCGCCATCGCCAGCGCCGCCGGCCGGCGGCCGGGCCCCTGTGCGAGGTACGGCACGATGTTGGCGTGGGTCGCGAGCGCCTGCCGGTACGACAGTCCCCACATCCGCAGGGCGTCCCGCCAGTCGTGGGTGGCGAAGAACGAGACGTCGACCTTTGCGGTGATGGCGTCGGCGACCGCGTCGAGGATCTCGTCCTTGTTGGCGAAGTGGTTGTAGAGCGACGGGCCACGTACTCCCAGTTCGGTGGCGAGGCGGCGGGTGGAGAGCGCGTCCAGCCCCTCGGCGTCGATGAGCGCGGCGGCGGCGTCGACGATGCGCTGCCGGCTCAACAGGGCCTGGCGGGGTCGGGGCATGCTCACTCGCCTCTCTACTCGGGCTCCCGGTGCGCCGGCGCCCTTCCGGGCTCGGTGCGCCGCCTTCTCGGGCTCCCGCCTTCTCGGTGCACCAGGACTGGCGCCAGAAAACTTCCAGCGCTAGTTTAGCGGGCAGTGACCTGGTTCCACGGCCGGCGGCCCGAAGCCCGTCCGGGTGTTAGGAAGGGGCCCTTGTTCTACAAAAAGCGATAGGAAGGGGCCCTTCCTTGCACCAGCGGCCAGGCATGACGAGCGAGGAGATGCACGTGGGTAGATTCGCCGACCGGGTCGCCGTCGTCACCGGCGGGGCCCAGGGGATCGGCTCGGCCACCGCACGCCGGCTGGCCGCCGAGGGAGCCAGCGTGGCGGTGGTCGACCTGGATGCGCAGCGGGCCCAGGGGACGGCCGACGAGATCGTGGCGGCCGGGGGGCGCGCGAGCGGGTTCGGCTGCGACGTCACCGACGGCGCGGCGGTGTCCGCGACGATCGACCAGGTCGTCGAGGCGTACGGGAAGCTCGACATCCTGGTGAACAACGCCGGGATCACCCGGGACAACCTGCTGTTCAAGATGCCGGCCGCCGAGTGGGACTCGGTGATCACCACGAATCTGACCAGCATGTTCCACTGCTGCCAGGCGGCGCAGCGGCACATGGTGGCGGCCCGGTACGGCAAGATCGTCAACCTCAGCAGCCGGTCCGCGCTGGGCAACCGGGGCCAGGTCAACTACGCGGCGGCGAAGGCCGGGGTGCAGGGCCTGACCGCCACTCTCGCGATCGAACTCGGCCCCTTCAACATCAACGTCAACGCCGTCGCGCCCGGCTACATCGCCACCGCGATGACCGCGGCCACCGCCGAGCGGATGGGCGCCAGCCCGGCCGACCACCAGAAGTACGCCGCCGAGCAGACACCACTGCGCCGGGTCGGCCAGCCCGAGGAGATCGCCTCGGTCGTCGCGTTCCTGGCCAGCGACGACGCGTCGTACGTCAGCGGTCAGACGCTCTATGTCAACGGTGGTGCGCGCTAGGCGGGGGAGGGAACACGATGGACTTCTCGATCAGCGAGGAGGAGCGGGCGATCCGGGACACCGCCCGTGCCTTCATCCGTAACGAGGTCATGACGCTGGAGTCGGAGGTGCTGCGCCGGGAGCGGGCCCACGAGCCGGGGCTGCGCCGCGACGAACTGCGGGAGCTGCAACTCAAGGCGAAGGCGTTCGGCTTCTGGGGCCTGGACACCCCGGAGGAGTACGGCGGAATGAGCCTGCCCGCCGTGACGCAGTCGCTGATCTGGACCGAGATCGGCCGCAGCTTCGTGCCGTTCCGGTTCGGCGGCGAGGCGGACAACATCCTGTTCCACGCCGACGAGGCGCAGCGGAAGGAGTTCCTGCTGCCGACGATCGCCGGCGACCGGATCTCCTGCTTCGCCATCACCGAGCCCGGCGCGGGATCGGACGTGGCCAACATCAGGCTGCGGGCCCGGCGCGACGGCGACGACTGGGTGCTCAATGGTGAGAAGACGTTCATCACCAACGGCAACGACGCGGACTTCGCCATCGTCGTCGCGATCACCGACCCGGACCGGAAGGTGCACGACGGAGGCGCGACCGCGTTCCTGGTCGACCGGTCGATGGGCTGGCGGTCGGAGCCGATCCAGACGATGGGCGAGGGCGGACCGGCGGCGCTGGTCTTCACCGACGTACGGGTACCGAGCCGCAACATCCTCGGCGAACTCGGCCAGGGCTTCACCCTCGGGATGAAGTGGATCGGCAAGGGCCGGTACCTCATCCCGTCACACGCGCTGGGCATCGCCGAGCGGGCCCTGTCAATGGCGATCGAGTACGCCAACACCCGGGAGACGTTCGGCAAGCCGATCGGCACCAACCAGGCGATCCAGTGGATGATCGCCGACTCCGAGACCGAGTTGGAGGCGGCCCGCTGGCTCGTGCTCCGGGCGGCGTGGACGGTCGACGCCGGGCTCGATCCCCGGCACGCCTCCTCGATGGCCAAGCTGTACGGCGCGGGCATGATCAACCGAGTCGTCGACCGGGTGCTCCAGATCCACGGCGGCATGGGCTACACCCGGGAGCTGCCGATCGAACGCTGGTACCGGCAGGTCCGGCTGCTGCGCATCTTCGAGGGCACCGACGAGATGCAACGACTCATCATCTCGCGGGACCTGCTCCGCGGTTACACGAAGCTCGGAGGGCACCTGGAATGAGGACGTTCGCCTCCATCGCGGAACTGGCCGGGGCG
The nucleotide sequence above comes from Plantactinospora soyae. Encoded proteins:
- a CDS encoding acyl-CoA dehydrogenase family protein, translating into MDFSISEEERAIRDTARAFIRNEVMTLESEVLRRERAHEPGLRRDELRELQLKAKAFGFWGLDTPEEYGGMSLPAVTQSLIWTEIGRSFVPFRFGGEADNILFHADEAQRKEFLLPTIAGDRISCFAITEPGAGSDVANIRLRARRDGDDWVLNGEKTFITNGNDADFAIVVAITDPDRKVHDGGATAFLVDRSMGWRSEPIQTMGEGGPAALVFTDVRVPSRNILGELGQGFTLGMKWIGKGRYLIPSHALGIAERALSMAIEYANTRETFGKPIGTNQAIQWMIADSETELEAARWLVLRAAWTVDAGLDPRHASSMAKLYGAGMINRVVDRVLQIHGGMGYTRELPIERWYRQVRLLRIFEGTDEMQRLIISRDLLRGYTKLGGHLE
- the fabG gene encoding 3-oxoacyl-ACP reductase FabG; translated protein: MHVGRFADRVAVVTGGAQGIGSATARRLAAEGASVAVVDLDAQRAQGTADEIVAAGGRASGFGCDVTDGAAVSATIDQVVEAYGKLDILVNNAGITRDNLLFKMPAAEWDSVITTNLTSMFHCCQAAQRHMVAARYGKIVNLSSRSALGNRGQVNYAAAKAGVQGLTATLAIELGPFNINVNAVAPGYIATAMTAATAERMGASPADHQKYAAEQTPLRRVGQPEEIASVVAFLASDDASYVSGQTLYVNGGAR
- the xylB gene encoding xylulokinase — protein: MTLVAGVDTSTQSTKVVVCDADTGEVLREGRAAHPDGTEVDPRLWWAAYEQASAGLLDGVAAIGVGGQQQGMVCLDEAGEVVRPALLWNDTRSARAAVDLAGEFGGPQAWADAVGLVPVASFTVTKLRWFARAEPELAARTSTVLLPHDWLTHRLRADGGEPTTDRGEASGTGYWSPATGEYRRDLLKLAFGRDLAVPRVAGPAETVGETASGALLAAGTGDTMGAALGVGLRPGDVVVSLGTSGCAFGVSEVPIADASGLVAGYADATGRFLPLVCTLNAARVLGTVADLLGRSLAEFDELALSAPPGAGGLTLLPYLDGERTPNLPDARGLLAGLTRANASAANLARAAVEGMLGGLADALDALRAQGTPVNRVLLIGGAAKSRAVRAVAPALFDAPVSVPSPVEYVALGAARQAAWALSGGAEPPQWPVAAEEVAAAGTPEVHERYVDVRQRALRLLT
- a CDS encoding DUF397 domain-containing protein is translated as MDEFLPAVAWHISTRSNSNGGSCVEAGPVLDGSGRVAVRHSKAPDAATIVYTRAEWDAFLAGAKDGEFDFTPPA
- a CDS encoding dihydrofolate reductase family protein, with the protein product MGKVITGGSMSLDGYIAGPDESGFDLLFQWYGNGDVEIPTASPDVPPMRMSAVSAKLLKEEWGNTGALVVGRHLYDMTNAWGGRHPMDVTTVVLTHRPPQDRPAADENFVFVTEGVAAAVARAKAIAGDRDVVVNGGQIARQCLEAGLLDEIGIELVPVVLGGGTPLFAGLGGTPAQFEGPIRLIQGTGVTHIRYRVKR
- a CDS encoding TetR/AcrR family transcriptional regulator C-terminal domain-containing protein, whose product is MPRPRQALLSRQRIVDAAAALIDAEGLDALSTRRLATELGVRGPSLYNHFANKDEILDAVADAITAKVDVSFFATHDWRDALRMWGLSYRQALATHANIVPYLAQGPGRRPAALAMADAVYGGLVKAGWPPARATHIGALMRYFVAGSALGSFARGFVEDPQLYAAHYPHLRQAHRLAEHQQSVDEGAFALGLDALIDGLAQTYERIVGPLP
- a CDS encoding helix-turn-helix domain-containing protein → MPTKSESFVQTLRAQWLGQQMRELREQRGFTLKRAAEFLERDFSSVARWERAEWPFRRGVVVSLLDLYGEHDPRTRAHFIQLAEDAWRTDRWDDDYDEIVDSSFIDFPWLETRAEQICSFDAMLMPGLMQIPEYAEAVIRNAEGRRATPFSVGKWMQLRLDRQRVLEPEFGVTISAVLDESVLRRPVGGPALMRGQLKHLGELLRRPNVDVRILPATVGLHPGLDGSFVVFRMPKPNPEVAYAETLGGRLFMESPKSKRYAEAYAQLQHIALDPSGSAKLIATIAEEL